One part of the Microbulbifer sp. THAF38 genome encodes these proteins:
- a CDS encoding 5-guanidino-2-oxopentanoate decarboxylase, with protein MSSAPTCAQVLMRLLRDYQVEKVFGIPGVHTIELYRGLPGSDLMHITPRHEQGAAFMADGYARASGKIGVCFLITGPGLTNAATAMAQAYSDSIPMLVISAINRREDLGMGRGRLHELPQQSDASRGFCIWQHTLTQAEQLPEVMARAFQLLQSSRPGPVHIEIPIDLFPAPMPGQLEDYKAAPAAMAPAANTAAIATAADWLQSAQRPVILLGGGAQSAGEAATQIAEKIAAPVFLSLAAKGVVDERHPLCGGANLSFDCVRNRVESADVVLAVGTELSETDRNLVRDDYAFSGKLIRIDIDAAQLVCNAQPDLAICADAKESLQQLEAALAQRDTTAGKQSVKEVAQLLKDCRKEWWDGSEQRFPWVEALREALPENGILVTDSTQLAYNTNHALPLYHPRSHVTCTTGYGTLGFALPAAVGAKLSSERDVIALIGDGGLMFTLGELAVAVEQRLPLPILVWNNAGYGEIRDFMDAAEVPQEGVNLSTPDFVALAKAFGAEGCRIDQPGQLAEAVADALGRQTPTLIEISAPSGAE; from the coding sequence ATGTCCTCTGCGCCCACATGCGCCCAGGTGCTCATGCGCCTGCTGCGCGACTACCAGGTGGAAAAAGTCTTCGGCATTCCCGGTGTCCACACCATCGAACTGTACCGCGGTCTGCCCGGCAGTGACCTGATGCATATCACTCCGCGCCACGAACAAGGTGCCGCCTTTATGGCGGATGGCTACGCCCGCGCCAGTGGCAAAATCGGTGTCTGCTTCCTGATCACCGGCCCCGGCCTCACCAACGCCGCCACCGCCATGGCTCAGGCCTATTCCGATTCGATTCCCATGCTGGTGATCTCCGCGATCAATCGCCGCGAAGACCTGGGCATGGGCCGCGGCCGCCTGCACGAACTGCCGCAACAGAGTGATGCCAGCCGCGGCTTCTGTATCTGGCAGCACACGCTCACCCAGGCAGAGCAATTACCAGAGGTGATGGCACGGGCATTCCAGCTATTGCAATCCAGCCGCCCAGGGCCTGTGCATATCGAAATCCCCATCGACCTGTTCCCGGCTCCCATGCCCGGCCAGCTGGAAGATTACAAAGCCGCACCAGCCGCTATGGCGCCAGCGGCAAATACTGCCGCTATCGCCACTGCCGCCGACTGGCTGCAATCCGCCCAGCGCCCGGTCATCCTCCTCGGCGGCGGCGCCCAGAGCGCCGGAGAGGCAGCCACCCAAATCGCTGAGAAAATCGCTGCACCGGTGTTTCTGTCACTCGCCGCCAAGGGCGTTGTAGATGAACGCCATCCACTGTGTGGCGGTGCCAACCTGAGTTTCGATTGTGTGCGCAACCGCGTGGAGAGTGCGGATGTAGTGCTGGCCGTAGGCACCGAGTTATCCGAAACCGATCGCAACCTGGTGCGGGATGATTACGCCTTCTCCGGCAAACTGATTCGTATCGATATAGATGCTGCACAGCTGGTATGCAACGCCCAACCAGACCTGGCCATCTGTGCAGACGCCAAGGAGAGCCTGCAGCAATTGGAGGCCGCGCTGGCCCAACGCGATACAACAGCAGGCAAACAGTCTGTAAAAGAGGTTGCCCAGTTACTGAAAGATTGCCGCAAAGAATGGTGGGATGGTTCCGAGCAACGCTTCCCCTGGGTTGAGGCCCTGCGCGAAGCCCTGCCGGAAAACGGTATCCTGGTGACAGACTCCACCCAGCTGGCCTATAACACTAACCACGCCCTGCCCCTGTATCATCCGCGCAGCCATGTGACCTGTACTACCGGTTATGGCACCCTGGGATTCGCCCTGCCTGCGGCCGTTGGCGCCAAGCTCTCTAGCGAGCGAGATGTGATCGCCCTGATTGGCGATGGCGGCCTGATGTTTACCCTGGGTGAATTGGCTGTGGCCGTTGAGCAACGCTTACCTCTGCCCATCCTGGTATGGAACAACGCCGGCTACGGCGAAATCCGCGACTTTATGGATGCGGCGGAAGTACCACAGGAAGGTGTAAACCTGAGTACCCCGGATTTTGTTGCCCTGGCCAAGGCCTTTGGTGCCGAGGGCTGTCGTATCGACCAGCCCGGCCAATTGGCAGAAGCAGTAGCCGATGCCCTGGGCCGCCAGACCCCAACCCTGATCGAAATCAGCGCGCCTTCAGGCGCAGAATAA
- a CDS encoding aldehyde dehydrogenase family protein encodes MTDLSKLPTGKLFINGEWREPLGTGTHPVINPATEEFICQVAEGSAEDVDLAVEAARQAFHSWRNSTAQMRRELLNAIADGMEKRKEDLVQAVSQALGCPEHITRWLHVDGPIYAMRYYAERTSEMEKTEKAGHSVLFREPVGVCGFITPWNYPLHQFVGKVAPALAAGCTMITKPAEITPLQDFVMAEIIEEAGVPAGVFNLVPGAGSEVGAALSAHPGIDMVSFTGSTRAGVEVAKAAAPTVKRVTQELGGKSPLIITPDADLEAAVRWGCEDVFINSGQTCTALTRMLVPAERYDEAVEIARQVAEDIAMGTDENAFMGPLSSARQREIVRGYIQKGIDEGARLVTGGAEVPTGQDKGFYVKPTVFADVHNDMSIAREEIFGPVTCLIPYKDMDEAIAIANDTEYGLSSGVWAKDAESAMPLVRRIEAGLCFVNGGEFNYDAPFGGYKRSGNGREFGEAGLGEFIELKSVQLPA; translated from the coding sequence ATGACAGATCTCAGCAAACTGCCCACAGGCAAGTTGTTTATTAACGGCGAATGGCGCGAGCCTCTGGGTACCGGGACTCACCCGGTGATCAACCCGGCCACCGAAGAATTCATCTGCCAAGTGGCCGAAGGCTCGGCCGAAGATGTGGATCTCGCCGTGGAAGCCGCGCGCCAAGCCTTCCACAGCTGGCGCAACAGCACCGCACAGATGCGCCGCGAACTGCTCAACGCCATCGCCGACGGTATGGAAAAGCGCAAGGAAGATCTGGTACAAGCCGTATCCCAGGCACTCGGCTGCCCCGAACACATCACCCGCTGGTTGCACGTGGATGGCCCTATCTATGCCATGCGCTACTACGCCGAGCGCACCTCGGAAATGGAAAAAACCGAGAAAGCCGGCCATTCCGTACTGTTCCGCGAGCCAGTGGGCGTGTGTGGTTTTATCACTCCCTGGAACTACCCACTGCACCAGTTTGTGGGCAAAGTGGCCCCCGCCCTGGCCGCCGGCTGCACCATGATCACTAAACCCGCCGAAATCACACCGCTGCAGGATTTTGTGATGGCGGAAATTATTGAAGAGGCAGGAGTCCCCGCCGGCGTCTTCAACTTGGTACCCGGTGCCGGCTCCGAAGTGGGTGCGGCGCTCTCTGCCCATCCGGGCATCGATATGGTTTCCTTCACCGGTTCCACTCGCGCCGGTGTGGAAGTGGCTAAGGCCGCGGCGCCCACGGTGAAGCGCGTCACTCAAGAGCTAGGTGGCAAGTCCCCACTAATTATCACCCCCGATGCAGATCTGGAAGCCGCCGTGCGCTGGGGCTGCGAGGATGTGTTTATCAACAGCGGCCAGACCTGTACTGCCCTCACCCGCATGCTGGTACCTGCCGAACGCTATGACGAAGCGGTAGAAATCGCTCGCCAGGTGGCCGAAGACATCGCCATGGGTACCGATGAAAATGCCTTTATGGGCCCACTCTCTTCCGCACGCCAGCGCGAGATAGTGCGCGGTTATATCCAGAAGGGTATCGACGAGGGTGCACGCCTGGTCACTGGCGGCGCCGAGGTGCCCACCGGGCAGGATAAAGGCTTTTATGTGAAGCCCACGGTATTTGCCGATGTGCACAACGATATGAGCATCGCCCGCGAGGAAATCTTCGGCCCAGTCACCTGCCTGATCCCCTACAAGGATATGGATGAAGCAATTGCCATCGCCAACGACACCGAATACGGCCTGTCCAGCGGTGTTTGGGCCAAAGATGCGGAAAGTGCCATGCCTCTGGTGCGCCGTATTGAAGCTGGCCTGTGCTTCGTCAACGGTGGAGAATTCAATTACGACGCGCCCTTTGGCGGCTACAAACGCTCTGGCAACGGGCGCGAATTTGGCGAGGCCGGCCTCGGCGAGTTTATCGAACTGAAATCCGTGCAACTGCCGGCATAA
- a CDS encoding SulP family inorganic anion transporter, which yields MTGRFEGVKLKGDLFGGVTTAVVSLPMALAFGVASGAGASAGLWGAILVGLFASLFGGTRTLISEPTGAMTVVMAAVITTMMAEYPDQGLVMAFTVVIMAGIFQIALGALKLGKYIVLMPYSVVSGFMSGVGIILVILQVGPLLGQPTPAGGPMETVQELPELVRNTHYGELFLGLLTLGMLFFLPKKLKQLVPPQLVALIVITLLSMILFDNDEIRRIGEIPSGLPSLVLPNITFDMLSTMLIEALVLGTLGCLDTLLTAVIADSLTRREHNPSRELIGQGIANTLSGLFGGLPGAGSTMGTVVNIQVGARSPLAGIVRALILLLVVLWFAPLTQPIPMAVLAGIAVFVGINILDWSYIRRVHHHQVAIFPTFIMYSVLLMTVFVGLIYAVAIGVFLVNIITIERLSRIQEKSVKAISGVEEGDPLSRREREMLRQSKGQILFFFLSGPMLFGVSKAITRQQAAVGNFKVIIMDLSTVPMIDTTAALALENTMRDAISLGCKVYLYCPNEPTLDRLEKLHIRDWMDEDCFVESRVEALIKGLDYLNHESEKKT from the coding sequence TTGACGGGTAGATTTGAGGGAGTGAAGCTCAAAGGGGACCTCTTTGGTGGAGTCACCACAGCCGTGGTTTCGCTGCCCATGGCACTGGCGTTTGGGGTTGCTTCTGGGGCAGGCGCCAGTGCGGGGCTGTGGGGGGCCATTCTGGTCGGGCTATTTGCCTCCCTGTTTGGTGGCACCCGTACCTTAATCTCTGAGCCGACCGGTGCCATGACCGTAGTAATGGCGGCGGTGATCACCACCATGATGGCAGAGTACCCCGACCAGGGACTGGTAATGGCCTTTACAGTGGTCATCATGGCGGGCATTTTTCAAATTGCTTTGGGGGCATTAAAGCTCGGTAAATATATTGTTTTGATGCCCTACAGCGTGGTCTCCGGATTTATGTCCGGGGTCGGTATTATTCTGGTAATTCTGCAAGTAGGCCCCCTCCTCGGCCAACCTACGCCTGCCGGCGGCCCTATGGAAACCGTGCAGGAATTGCCGGAGCTAGTCAGGAATACCCACTATGGGGAACTCTTCCTCGGTCTGCTCACCCTCGGAATGCTGTTTTTTTTACCAAAGAAACTCAAACAGCTGGTTCCACCCCAACTGGTGGCACTAATCGTCATTACCTTGCTTTCCATGATTTTGTTCGACAACGATGAGATACGGCGCATCGGCGAAATTCCCAGTGGCCTGCCCTCCCTGGTTTTGCCCAACATCACCTTTGATATGTTGTCCACCATGCTGATTGAGGCGTTGGTGCTCGGCACTCTCGGCTGTCTCGATACCCTGCTGACCGCGGTAATAGCAGATAGCCTAACACGCAGGGAGCACAACCCCAGCCGGGAATTGATCGGCCAGGGCATCGCCAACACCCTATCCGGTTTATTTGGCGGGTTGCCCGGCGCGGGTTCCACCATGGGAACCGTGGTGAATATTCAGGTAGGGGCACGTTCTCCTCTGGCCGGTATAGTGCGTGCGCTGATCCTACTACTGGTGGTGCTCTGGTTTGCCCCCCTGACGCAACCGATTCCTATGGCGGTATTAGCCGGTATTGCGGTGTTCGTCGGCATTAATATTCTCGACTGGAGTTATATCCGACGCGTTCACCATCATCAGGTGGCAATATTTCCAACCTTTATTATGTACAGCGTTCTGCTGATGACCGTGTTTGTGGGATTGATTTACGCCGTGGCCATTGGTGTATTCCTTGTCAATATCATCACCATTGAGCGGCTCAGCCGTATTCAGGAAAAAAGTGTTAAAGCGATTTCCGGTGTCGAGGAAGGCGACCCGCTCAGCCGACGGGAACGAGAGATGCTGAGGCAATCAAAAGGACAGATCCTGTTTTTCTTTTTATCGGGCCCAATGTTATTTGGGGTATCCAAGGCCATTACTCGCCAACAAGCCGCAGTGGGTAACTTTAAAGTCATCATTATGGATTTAAGTACAGTCCCCATGATTGATACCACTGCGGCATTGGCACTGGAAAATACCATGCGTGATGCCATTAGTTTGGGCTGCAAAGTCTATCTCTACTGCCCCAATGAACCAACGTTGGATAGATTGGAGAAGCTACATATCCGGGATTGGATGGACGAGGATTGTTTTGTCGAAAGTCGGGTTGAGGCACTCATCAAAGGTTTGGATTACCTCAACCACGAAAGTGAAAAAAAGACCTGA
- a CDS encoding alpha/beta fold hydrolase — protein sequence MKPTSFTSILFRLGAFAERKISGLNFRTIDIEEGGISYLQGGSGTPLILLHGFGADKDNWVRLARYLTRHFQIIALDLPGFGESFKNPGLDYDVQSQVQHLNSFVNAIGLKQFHLAGNSMGGYIAGNYAATYPEKTISLWLLNTLGVQDSPNSEMFEQILRNELPVILTKRREDYEVLLDHVFHKRPFIPGFAVSELSKSAKENFSLHHKIFKDIHKIKDGNIEFSSPLDTRLKGFPKPTLITWGEKDRILHPRAGINLSRKITGSKLKLMDNIGHLPMIESPKMTANQFISFESSLQQELHS from the coding sequence ATGAAGCCAACTTCCTTTACTTCTATTCTTTTTCGGCTTGGAGCATTTGCAGAAAGAAAAATATCAGGCCTGAATTTTCGAACAATCGACATTGAAGAAGGTGGAATTAGTTACTTGCAAGGTGGGTCTGGTACCCCCCTAATTTTATTACATGGATTCGGGGCCGACAAAGATAATTGGGTACGTTTAGCCAGATATTTAACTCGCCACTTTCAAATCATTGCGCTCGATTTACCTGGATTTGGCGAGAGTTTTAAGAACCCGGGACTGGACTATGATGTACAGTCCCAAGTTCAGCACCTGAACAGCTTTGTTAACGCAATCGGCTTAAAACAATTTCACCTTGCCGGCAATTCAATGGGTGGATACATAGCAGGAAACTATGCTGCAACCTATCCAGAGAAAACAATAAGCTTATGGCTTCTGAACACTCTTGGAGTGCAAGATTCTCCCAATAGCGAAATGTTCGAACAGATTTTGCGCAATGAGTTGCCTGTAATCCTGACAAAAAGGCGAGAGGATTACGAGGTACTCTTAGATCATGTGTTTCACAAAAGACCCTTTATACCTGGCTTTGCAGTTTCAGAGCTATCAAAATCGGCCAAGGAAAATTTTTCACTACACCACAAGATATTTAAAGATATTCATAAAATCAAAGATGGAAACATTGAATTTTCATCTCCACTAGACACCAGGCTAAAAGGATTTCCAAAACCCACTTTAATCACCTGGGGCGAGAAAGATAGAATCCTCCATCCAAGAGCAGGCATCAATCTATCAAGAAAAATAACCGGCTCCAAATTGAAATTAATGGATAATATCGGACACTTACCTATGATCGAATCGCCAAAAATGACAGCCAACCAATTTATCTCATTCGAATCTTCCCTGCAGCAGGAATTACACTCATAA
- a CDS encoding glycine C-acetyltransferase, which yields MSKPEQFFEHLRNELKQIDADGLYKRERIITSQQAAEIQVNNDTQVLNFCANNYLGLANHPDLIKAAKEGLDQYGFGMASVRFICGTQDIHKALESRLSEFLRTEDTILYTSCFDANGGLFETLLGPEDAIISDALNHASIIDGVRLCKAKRFRYANNDMADLEKQLQAADTAGAKTKLIATDGVFSMDGVIANLKALCDLADRYNALVMVDDSHAVGFLGQNGRGTHEYCDVVDRIDIITGTLGKALGGASGGFTSGRKEIIDLLRQRSRPYLFSNSVAPAIVTASLRVLDMLMDGAELRQKLRDNSAYFRERMTEAGFTLAGADHPIIPVMIGDAALAQKMADKMLERGIYVVGFFYPVVPKGQARIRTQMSAAHTREQLDQCIDAFIEVGRELEII from the coding sequence ATGTCCAAGCCAGAACAATTCTTTGAGCACCTGCGCAACGAGCTAAAACAAATCGATGCCGACGGCCTCTACAAGCGCGAGCGGATCATTACCTCTCAGCAGGCCGCCGAGATACAGGTGAACAACGACACCCAGGTACTGAACTTCTGCGCCAACAACTACCTGGGCCTGGCCAACCACCCGGACCTGATCAAAGCAGCCAAAGAAGGACTGGATCAATACGGCTTCGGCATGGCATCGGTACGCTTTATTTGTGGTACCCAAGACATTCACAAGGCCCTGGAATCACGCCTCTCGGAATTCCTGCGCACCGAAGACACCATCCTCTACACCTCCTGTTTCGACGCCAATGGTGGCCTGTTCGAAACTCTGCTGGGCCCAGAGGACGCGATTATCTCCGACGCCCTCAATCACGCCTCCATTATCGACGGTGTACGCCTGTGTAAAGCCAAGCGCTTCCGCTACGCCAACAACGATATGGCGGACCTGGAGAAACAACTGCAGGCAGCCGACACCGCTGGCGCTAAGACCAAATTGATCGCCACCGATGGCGTCTTCTCCATGGATGGTGTGATCGCCAACTTGAAAGCCTTGTGCGACCTGGCGGACCGCTATAACGCCTTGGTAATGGTGGACGACTCCCACGCCGTGGGCTTCCTCGGCCAAAATGGCCGCGGCACTCACGAATACTGCGATGTTGTCGATCGCATTGATATTATTACCGGCACCCTGGGCAAAGCCCTGGGCGGCGCCTCTGGCGGCTTCACTTCCGGGCGCAAGGAAATTATCGATCTGCTGCGCCAACGCTCACGCCCTTACCTGTTTTCCAACTCCGTGGCTCCCGCTATCGTCACCGCCTCATTAAGAGTGCTGGATATGTTGATGGATGGCGCCGAGTTACGGCAGAAGCTGCGCGATAACTCCGCCTACTTCCGCGAGCGTATGACCGAAGCTGGCTTCACCCTGGCCGGAGCCGACCACCCAATTATTCCGGTCATGATCGGCGATGCCGCCCTCGCTCAGAAAATGGCAGACAAAATGCTAGAGCGCGGTATCTACGTAGTGGGCTTCTTCTACCCGGTAGTACCAAAAGGCCAAGCCCGTATTCGTACGCAGATGTCTGCGGCACATACCCGCGAGCAGCTCGACCAGTGCATTGATGCCTTTATTGAAGTGGGCCGCGAGCTAGAAATTATTTAA
- the tdh gene encoding L-threonine 3-dehydrogenase: protein MKALSKLKSEVGIWLTDVEIPEPGHNDLLIKIHKTAICGTDMHIYNWDEWSQKTIPVPMVVGHEYVGEVVGMGQEVAGFEVGDRVSGEGHITCGHCRNCRAGRRHLCRNTYGVGVDRQGAFAEYLVIPALNAFKIPDNISDELASIFDPFGNAVHTALSFDLVGEDVLITGAGPIGIMAAAVAKHVGARHVVITDINEYRLDLARKMGATRAVNVSKENLKDVMAELGMSEGFDVGLEMSGVPVAFRDMLAAMNHGGKIAMLGIPAGEMAIDWSQVIFKGLTIKGIYGREMFETWYKMASLIQSGLDLTPIITHQFPIDDFQKGFDTMGSGESGKVILNWQ from the coding sequence ATGAAAGCACTTTCTAAACTGAAGTCTGAAGTAGGCATCTGGCTCACCGATGTGGAAATCCCCGAGCCGGGCCACAACGACCTGCTGATCAAAATCCATAAAACCGCTATCTGCGGCACCGACATGCATATTTATAACTGGGACGAGTGGTCGCAAAAAACCATCCCGGTGCCCATGGTAGTTGGGCACGAATATGTAGGTGAAGTGGTTGGTATGGGCCAGGAAGTTGCCGGTTTTGAAGTTGGCGACCGCGTTTCCGGCGAAGGCCATATCACCTGTGGCCACTGCCGTAACTGCCGCGCAGGCCGCCGCCACCTCTGCCGCAACACTTACGGTGTTGGTGTGGACCGCCAGGGCGCTTTTGCCGAATACCTGGTTATTCCGGCACTAAACGCTTTTAAAATTCCAGACAACATCTCCGATGAGCTGGCTTCCATTTTTGATCCTTTCGGCAACGCCGTACACACTGCGCTGTCATTCGATCTGGTGGGCGAGGATGTGTTGATCACCGGCGCCGGCCCCATCGGTATTATGGCTGCAGCAGTCGCCAAGCACGTGGGTGCTCGCCACGTGGTCATCACCGATATCAACGAATATCGCCTGGATCTGGCCCGCAAGATGGGGGCCACCCGCGCAGTCAATGTGTCCAAGGAAAACCTTAAAGATGTGATGGCGGAGCTGGGCATGAGCGAAGGCTTCGACGTAGGCCTGGAAATGTCCGGTGTTCCCGTTGCCTTCCGCGATATGCTCGCGGCAATGAACCACGGTGGTAAGATCGCCATGCTCGGCATTCCCGCCGGCGAAATGGCTATCGATTGGAGCCAGGTCATATTCAAAGGCCTGACTATTAAAGGTATCTACGGCCGTGAGATGTTCGAAACCTGGTACAAGATGGCCAGCCTGATTCAATCCGGCCTGGACCTAACCCCAATTATTACCCACCAGTTCCCTATCGACGACTTCCAGAAAGGCTTCGACACTATGGGCTCTGGAGAATCCGGCAAGGTGATCCTCAACTGGCAGTAA
- a CDS encoding putative adhesin, producing METIEYGKITIYKKDKSPSNEAILYAHGSFDQGSFGKAELPDNLAIYFYSFHGSASSDHAVKSLTKDGTPAKEANSIADFSKTLKFLNMGSGKVHSIAGGGASVYNYNLSHNEKSPAHLDNIQKAWQSGIHHHDLILVNKDASVHLADVLKVIQDNKLSYTKLHFTACRSPSSGNDLSSQAKWVG from the coding sequence ATGGAAACTATTGAATACGGAAAAATAACAATCTACAAGAAAGATAAATCCCCTAGTAATGAAGCGATTCTCTATGCTCACGGCTCCTTCGACCAGGGTTCTTTCGGCAAGGCAGAGCTGCCTGACAATCTGGCCATTTATTTTTACTCATTCCATGGCTCAGCCTCTTCGGACCATGCTGTGAAAAGCTTGACTAAAGATGGCACACCTGCGAAGGAAGCTAATAGCATTGCCGACTTTAGCAAAACCCTGAAATTCCTTAACATGGGGTCAGGAAAAGTTCATTCGATCGCTGGTGGCGGCGCCTCGGTATACAATTACAATCTTTCACACAATGAAAAAAGTCCCGCACATTTAGATAATATTCAAAAAGCCTGGCAAAGTGGTATCCACCATCACGACTTAATTTTGGTCAACAAAGATGCAAGTGTACACCTCGCGGATGTCCTTAAGGTCATACAAGACAATAAACTAAGTTATACCAAACTGCATTTTACAGCTTGTCGCTCCCCTAGCTCTGGCAACGATCTAAGCTCCCAAGCAAAATGGGTTGGCTAA
- a CDS encoding LysE family translocator, translated as MSMEFFLAWLAVMFPLIFSPGPANITFAAAGASLGIRRSLPLLAGIDLIFIVKGFLVGFGLMAWLIHYPIALKLLQAGGVTYLIYLAYHFAKPKSVKSQTEAPEVSIWNGILIQTLNVKGWIITFTMFSIFTPNLENESTKSILTLIVLMTILNLSTHLCWIAFGNALAKLATNARAQRIQGMLFSLSLLSVAIWIALDNPTLMID; from the coding sequence ATGAGCATGGAATTTTTTCTCGCGTGGCTAGCTGTTATGTTTCCACTTATCTTTAGCCCGGGCCCTGCCAATATCACCTTCGCCGCAGCCGGTGCCAGCCTGGGTATACGCAGATCACTGCCATTATTAGCCGGCATCGATTTGATTTTTATTGTCAAAGGCTTTCTTGTCGGCTTTGGCCTAATGGCTTGGTTGATACATTATCCAATCGCCTTGAAATTACTTCAGGCTGGAGGAGTGACTTATCTAATCTATCTTGCCTATCATTTTGCAAAACCTAAATCAGTAAAAAGTCAAACTGAGGCGCCTGAGGTTTCCATCTGGAATGGGATACTGATTCAAACCTTGAACGTTAAAGGCTGGATTATTACATTTACCATGTTTTCTATCTTTACACCCAATCTTGAGAATGAATCCACAAAAAGCATTCTAACGCTAATTGTATTAATGACTATTCTCAATTTATCAACTCACCTATGCTGGATCGCATTCGGAAATGCACTGGCAAAACTTGCCACAAATGCCAGAGCCCAAAGAATACAGGGCATGCTATTTTCTTTGAGCTTGCTCTCGGTGGCAATTTGGATCGCATTAGACAACCCAACCTTAATGATCGACTAA
- the pdxH gene encoding pyridoxamine 5'-phosphate oxidase, whose protein sequence is MEIDQWRRDYVLGSLHRSELKPTPVKQFKQWLEEALAAGLDDPTAMSLATVDDSGQPSQRIVLLKSFDERGFVFYTNLQSKKAQDMDKNPQVSLLFPWHSLERQVIVYGKVESVAREDAEQYFQSRPLNSQLAAWASRQSQPVSSREELQKEFDLKRSRFAGGQVPLPDFWGGYRVVPHAVEFWQGGAYRLHDRFIYRADDSGLWTLDRLSP, encoded by the coding sequence ATGGAAATCGATCAATGGCGCCGAGATTACGTACTTGGCAGTTTGCACCGCTCTGAATTGAAGCCCACCCCGGTAAAGCAATTCAAACAATGGTTGGAAGAGGCGCTGGCGGCAGGGTTGGATGATCCAACCGCCATGTCTCTGGCCACGGTAGATGATTCAGGTCAGCCTTCACAGCGTATTGTTTTGTTAAAAAGCTTCGACGAGCGCGGTTTTGTTTTTTACACCAACCTGCAGAGCAAAAAAGCGCAGGATATGGACAAAAACCCGCAGGTATCCCTGCTGTTCCCATGGCATAGCCTGGAGCGCCAGGTCATTGTTTACGGCAAAGTGGAGTCGGTAGCGCGCGAGGATGCGGAGCAATATTTCCAGTCCCGCCCGCTGAATAGCCAGTTGGCCGCCTGGGCTTCGCGCCAGAGCCAGCCGGTTTCCTCCCGTGAAGAGCTGCAAAAAGAATTCGACCTTAAAAGATCCCGCTTTGCGGGTGGACAGGTGCCGTTGCCAGATTTTTGGGGCGGTTACCGGGTAGTGCCACATGCGGTGGAATTTTGGCAGGGGGGGGCTTATCGCCTGCACGATCGCTTTATTTACCGCGCCGATGATAGCGGCTTATGGACGCTGGACCGCCTGTCTCCCTAG
- a CDS encoding AraC family transcriptional regulator, producing the protein MQKEFSTFWRSPKHSGIELFHAHFRSFAFNKHWHDELAIGIIQAGAEKLDYRGQTNIIPQGDIVAINPSEIHTGYTGSEQGWHYRMFYFDTKLVEQVLRQHSSFGKTPMPFLKGPIIHDPELFQLLFQLHCSLSGTYLSLTSDSLLTLALTKLFTNHSDQNINPRSQKDKSAARKIYNYLCDHWQYNVTLEQLCQLTEMSQYQLIRCFSKHYGIAPHQFLVLYKTHQARLLLQQGLNAATAATDCGFFDQSHMSRNFKKTFGITPGRYLKSI; encoded by the coding sequence ATGCAAAAGGAATTTTCTACATTTTGGCGTAGCCCAAAACACAGTGGCATAGAACTATTTCATGCGCATTTTCGCAGTTTTGCCTTTAACAAGCATTGGCACGATGAATTAGCCATTGGCATTATCCAGGCAGGCGCCGAGAAATTAGATTATCGCGGGCAAACTAACATCATCCCCCAGGGAGATATCGTCGCCATTAATCCCAGCGAAATTCATACTGGCTATACCGGTAGCGAGCAAGGCTGGCATTACCGCATGTTTTATTTTGATACAAAACTGGTTGAACAAGTGTTGCGACAACATAGCAGTTTTGGCAAAACCCCCATGCCTTTTCTTAAGGGGCCTATTATTCATGACCCAGAGCTTTTCCAGTTACTTTTTCAACTTCACTGCAGTTTGAGCGGTACTTATTTATCTCTTACCTCAGATAGCCTGTTAACCCTGGCACTTACCAAGCTATTCACCAATCATAGTGACCAGAACATCAACCCTAGAAGTCAAAAAGATAAATCGGCCGCAAGAAAAATTTATAACTACTTGTGTGATCATTGGCAATACAACGTAACGCTTGAGCAACTTTGCCAACTCACGGAGATGAGCCAATATCAATTAATCCGCTGCTTTAGCAAGCACTACGGTATAGCTCCCCATCAGTTTTTGGTTCTTTACAAAACGCATCAGGCTCGCCTTTTACTTCAGCAAGGGCTGAATGCTGCCACGGCAGCAACTGACTGTGGTTTTTTTGACCAAAGCCATATGAGTAGGAACTTCAAGAAGACTTTTGGTATTACACCAGGGCGTTATCTCAAGTCTATTTAG